The following are from one region of the Treponema denticola genome:
- a CDS encoding tetratricopeptide repeat protein, with the protein MVKINKIICISILIFLISSCSKVDRARLNFLSGYIAWKQNDWNKAASNFFKSIDLSEEVEDVKIKDYSDFAIGSIYLMQNEDASALSRFEKINENTDKNLDSYIYYQKGIIAFKNHEYEKAVRLFKKSLELKPDSVDAKINFELSMRYQKKQKEKLPNSKRAAVIENKEADLLEKTILNLIRQKEKEQWQKKEQENKQPRAFDY; encoded by the coding sequence ATGGTAAAAATAAATAAAATAATCTGTATAAGTATCCTTATTTTCTTGATATCCTCTTGTAGTAAAGTTGATAGGGCTAGGCTTAATTTTCTTTCGGGATATATTGCATGGAAACAAAATGATTGGAATAAGGCTGCATCAAACTTTTTTAAATCGATAGACCTGAGTGAAGAGGTTGAAGATGTAAAAATAAAAGACTATTCGGATTTTGCAATCGGCTCCATCTACCTTATGCAAAATGAAGATGCTTCGGCTCTTTCCCGTTTTGAAAAGATAAATGAAAATACGGATAAAAATTTGGATTCCTATATTTATTATCAAAAAGGAATAATAGCATTTAAAAATCATGAATATGAAAAGGCTGTAAGGCTTTTTAAAAAATCTCTGGAACTTAAACCGGATAGTGTTGATGCTAAGATTAATTTCGAGCTTAGTATGCGTTATCAAAAAAAACAAAAGGAAAAACTTCCTAATTCTAAAAGAGCTGCCGTTATTGAAAATAAAGAAGCCGATTTATTGGAAAAGACGATTTTAAATTTAATACGGCAAAAGGAGAAAGAACAATGGCAAAAGAAAGAGCAAGAAAACAAGCAGCCTCGGGCATTCGATTATTGA
- a CDS encoding Smr/MutS family protein: MSKNFGDILDEWDKITGKPYGKKQIKKDEHLNKKNHKTIIKEDNSKKINPMEMWLRRYGVEDKDAQEEFTSVDYARQRKTLREMHCEDEIDLHGMTCDEAEAALNVFFENSIRHGLKKILIIHGKGNHSGGGAVLAPFVRSYLEKHKRAGECGHPKNADGGTGSTWVILK, translated from the coding sequence ATGAGTAAAAATTTTGGAGACATTTTGGACGAGTGGGATAAAATAACGGGAAAACCTTACGGAAAAAAGCAGATAAAAAAAGACGAGCATTTAAATAAAAAGAACCATAAAACGATTATAAAAGAAGATAATTCGAAAAAGATAAATCCCATGGAAATGTGGTTAAGGCGTTACGGCGTTGAAGATAAGGATGCTCAAGAAGAGTTTACCTCAGTCGATTATGCAAGGCAGCGTAAGACATTAAGAGAGATGCACTGCGAAGATGAGATCGACTTACATGGGATGACATGCGATGAAGCCGAAGCCGCTTTAAATGTTTTTTTTGAAAATTCCATACGCCACGGCTTAAAAAAAATTTTAATTATTCACGGTAAGGGAAACCACTCCGGCGGAGGTGCCGTCTTGGCTCCCTTTGTCCGTTCCTATCTTGAAAAACATAAAAGGGCAGGCGAGTGCGGTCATCCTAAAAATGCAGACGGCGGCACCGGTTCCACTTGGGTTATATTAAAATAG